A segment of the Flavobacteriales bacterium genome:
GTTCTCCAGATGCCCTCGGGGTTGCTGCCGATGTCGATGCGCGCCAGCTTGCGCAGCACGTAGGCCCGAAGGCGCTCGTTGGAGCTGTTGCAGGTGAGCACTTGCACCTTGCCTTCCGCGTCGATGTTGAAGCTTACGAAGACCTTGCCCGTCATATCCCCCTGTTCCAGCCAGGGATAGCTCATGTGGCGGTTCAGGGCCCGGTCGAGGGCGCGCTCGAGCACGGTGGCGGTGGCGGTGGCCGGCGCATTACCAGGGATCGGCTCGGCGGCACGGGCGTATCCCAAGGTGAGGACGGAGGCGAAGACGAGCAGGAATCGAGCGATGCGGGTTCTCATGGCAGTGGTGGTGTTGCGTTGATTGCGCATAGGACGGGGCCACGGCCGGCCTCGTTACAGAAATACGGTGGCTGGATGATGAGTGGTGCTTCCGTGAGGATGGGCGGTGCGCTCCGTGCTCAGCGGCGCGCGCTCAGCGCCATGTGGCGTCCCAGGCGCAGGTCGAAGCCACGACTGCGGCCCCGACCATCACGCTTCACCACGAAGCCTGCGCGATCACCGGCCACGGCGCGCAACGCGCGATCGGCTGCGGCTTCGGCATCCGTGGCGTCCAAGGGCCGGGTGGGCTCGGCTTCCAGGGCCAGCAGGCGTTCCCGTACGGCACCGGTGAGCGCTTGCCCCATCGTGGGGACGGCACCATCGATGGGGCGCTGCCCAACCGCATCGGCCTGCGCGAGCACAGCCGGCTCTTCGGTTCGCGGATTCGGCTCCGGCGCAGGCGCATCTTCATCCGGCACCTGCGCCATCGGTGCATCTTCTGGCTCCGGTGCTGGTGGCAGCGGCTCCGCGGGTTCAGGGATCAGGGGCGATTCGATGACCTGTCGCTCCTGTGGTTGGTGATGCACAGGTGCACTCGATTCAATGGGTTCCACGATTGAATCAGAGACCGGAACATCATCGCGCTCATCATGTTGTCCGCTTTCGGGATGCGGTTGCTGAGCCGCTTTCGGAATGGTTGTTCCGCGATGAGCGAAGCCGGGATCCGCATTGCCTTCGCTGCGTAGCCGCCACCAGCCAAGTCCCAGCAGCAACGCGATGGAGGCGGCCGCAGCCAATCGCCACGCCTTTCCCCAGGCGCCAATGGCAATCACCTTCGCCGAGCGCTTGAGTCCGGGCTTCCCGCTGAACACGATGGTCTCAGGAGCAATGCGGGTCGCTTTCACTAGGGCCCACTCCTTCCGAGCCTGCTCGTGTTCCGCGAATAGCTCGTCGAGGGCGCGTTCTTGTTCTGTGCTCAGGTCGCCTTCGAGCCGGGCCACGAGGAAATCGTCCAGATCGCCCAAGGTGGGCCGGCCTGCAGGCGGCAAAGCGCGATGGAGCGATCCACGGTTATTGAAGGCAATTGGCTCCGGGGTGATTCGGGCGTGCGCGTATTGGCGGTCCGTGCGCTGTGCCGTGGGACGGGATCTCAGGAACTCCGTCAGGGCCTGCTCCTGTTCCGGGTTCAAATCCCCTTCATGCCGGGCGATGAGGTGATCGTGCAGCGTCAGCGCGTTGACGGAGCCCGTTGGGGGCAACGTGCGTTTGAGGGCATCGCGATCCCTGTCGGGGAACCGAGCGGAATCGGCATCGACCTTGGGCAATGCCTCATCCGAGGGCCTGAACTGCGGGTGGGCGATCAGGAAGGCTTCGAGCTCGCGCTCCTGTTCGGCCGTCAATTGCCCGTCCAGCTGATCGAGCAGCCAGGCCTCGTAGTTGTGGGGGCCGAGGCGTTCACTCATAGCACCAAGTCGAGTTGGCCGATGTGGTCCTTGAGTGCTGTACGGCCGCGGTAGATGTACACTTTCACCTGCGGCAGATTCAACCCGGTGAGCTCCGCGATCTCCTCGTAGGTGTAGCCCTCGAGGTCGCGAAGCAGCACCACGCTGCGCTGGATCGGCGGAAGCGCTGCCAGCGCGGCATCGAGCACGGCCTTCAGGTCTGGCTGGGCCATGCTCGTGTGCTGAAGGTCCGCATGGTGCTCTTCCATCCTTCGCACGCGACCACCCTTGCGGGTCTCATCGACGATGGCGTGGTGCGCGGTCGTGAACAGATAACTCTTCGCCTTGGCCCCGTCCACCTGATCCACCCTGGCCCAGAGCCGGGCGAAGCTCTCCTGCACCACATCCTTCGCGTGGTCAGTATCGCGCAGGTGCTTCAAAGCGAAGCGGTACAGGCCATCAGCATGCGCGTCCACGGCGGCGTTGAATTCAGCGATGGTCATCGGGGAGGGAGCCGGTGCCTGTAGGTGAGACGCGCGAAGGCGGATGAAGTTACAGGTGGGCCTGCGGCATCACCGCCGACCTGTTGAAAGCCCTATGCGCCCCTGGAGCAGGCAACGCAATGCACGGTTGACCTTTGCCGCAATGGACGCCTCACTGCACGGAGGGCAGCGCACGCGCGGGATCGCTCCCGAACAGCGCGATGATGCGCCCCTGGTGAGCATCGTGACAGTCGTATTCAACGGAGCGGCCACGCTGGAGCGCACCATCCAGAGCGTGTTGGCGCAATCGTACCCGAACATCGAGTACATCATCGTCGATGGCGGGAGCACCGATGGCACGCTGGAGATCATTCGCCGCTATGAGGACCGGCTTTCCTATTGGGAGAGCGCGCGTGACAAGGGCATCTACGACGGCATGAACAAGGGTGTGGCGCTCTGCACCGGCGAATGGGTGGGGCTGATCAATGCGGATGACTGGTACGCGCCGCATAGCGTGGAGCGCGCCATGGGCGCGGTGCGCGGCAAGAGCGGCATCAACATCGTGCATGGCGACATCTGGCTCGAGTACCCTAATGGGCACAGCAAGGTGAAGCGGGCACGCCTGAACGGATTCCTGCTGAAGTATTGGGAGATGGTGCTCAATCATCCTTCGTTCTTCGTTCGGCGCAGCTACTATGCCACGCATCCGTTCGACATCTCCATCAAGGTGAGCGGCGACCACAAGTGGACGGTTGACGCGTGGATGGAAACGCCGCGGCAGTTCCTCTACCTCGCCGAGCCGCTGGCGCATTTCACGGCGGGCGGCGCCAGCATGCGCGTGCCCTTGGGCAGGATGCTGCGCGAAGGACGCTTGGTGAGCCGCGCCATTGGCCATGGGCCCTTCGGCGTGGCGCTGAGCCAGCTGGTGAGGCTCGCGCTCTATGTGCCTCAAGGGCTCAAGCTGCTCTTCAACCAGCACGTCTCACCTTTGGCGGGCAAGCAGCAGTGATGGCCAGCGCGTGGAACATCTTCCAGGACTGGGCGGCCGGCAAGGGCAACCCCAAGAGCCGGCTGGTGATGCTGCTGTTCCGCATCGCGCACCTGCTGCGCCAGAGCCCCTTCACGTTCATCCTCTTCCTGCCCTACTTCATATCGTACCGCATCGGCGTGGAGTGGTTCCTGTGCATCGAGCTGCCTTGGAAGACGCGCATCGGACCGGGCTTCCGCATAGAGCATGGCCAAGCGCTGGTGGTGAACGACGGCACCGTATTCGGCGCGAATTGCATCGTGCGCAACAGCTGCACCATCGGCAACAAGCAACTGAAGGACGGCAGCTACAGCCGTGCGCCCCGCTTCGGCGACCGTGTGGACATCGGTGCCAATGCCGTGATCATCGGGCCCATCACCATCGGCGATGATGTGGCCATCGGAGCGGGCGCGGTGGTGGTGAAGGACGTGCCCGCAAAATGCGCTTCAATCGGGAACCCAGCGCGCAATGTGCCGCGGGGCTGATTCAATCCAGCTTCAGCACCGCGAGGAAGGCCTGCTGCGGCACTTCCACCGTGCCGATCTGCTTCATCTTCTTCTTGCCTTCCTTCTGTTTCTCAAGGAGCTTCCTCTTCCTTGAAATGTCTCCGCCGTAGCATTTCGCCGTAACATCCTTGCGCAGCGCCTTCACGGTTTCCCGCGCCACGATCTTGGCGCCGATGGCGGCTTGGATCGGGATGTCGAACTGCTGGCGGGGCAGGAGCTCCTTCAGCTTGCTGCACATCTTCTTGCCCAGCTCATGCGCATGGTCGCGGTGGATGAGCGCGCTCAGGGCGTCCACGCGTTCGCTGTTGAGGAGGATGTCGAGCTTGATCAGGTCGCTCTCCTTCAGGCCCACCGGGTGGTAATCGAAGCTGGCGTAGCCGCGCGAGATGCTCTTGAGCTTGTCGTAGAAATCGAA
Coding sequences within it:
- a CDS encoding RNA polymerase sigma factor; its protein translation is MTIAEFNAAVDAHADGLYRFALKHLRDTDHAKDVVQESFARLWARVDQVDGAKAKSYLFTTAHHAIVDETRKGGRVRRMEEHHADLQHTSMAQPDLKAVLDAALAALPPIQRSVVLLRDLEGYTYEEIAELTGLNLPQVKVYIYRGRTALKDHIGQLDLVL
- a CDS encoding glycosyltransferase → MKLQVGLRHHRRPVESPMRPWSRQRNARLTFAAMDASLHGGQRTRGIAPEQRDDAPLVSIVTVVFNGAATLERTIQSVLAQSYPNIEYIIVDGGSTDGTLEIIRRYEDRLSYWESARDKGIYDGMNKGVALCTGEWVGLINADDWYAPHSVERAMGAVRGKSGINIVHGDIWLEYPNGHSKVKRARLNGFLLKYWEMVLNHPSFFVRRSYYATHPFDISIKVSGDHKWTVDAWMETPRQFLYLAEPLAHFTAGGASMRVPLGRMLREGRLVSRAIGHGPFGVALSQLVRLALYVPQGLKLLFNQHVSPLAGKQQ
- a CDS encoding serine acetyltransferase encodes the protein MASAWNIFQDWAAGKGNPKSRLVMLLFRIAHLLRQSPFTFILFLPYFISYRIGVEWFLCIELPWKTRIGPGFRIEHGQALVVNDGTVFGANCIVRNSCTIGNKQLKDGSYSRAPRFGDRVDIGANAVIIGPITIGDDVAIGAGAVVVKDVPAKCASIGNPARNVPRG